The genomic interval ATTTGTTtgtacactttttttttttggtaacaaacaaaaaatgaaaaaacaagttttcactttattcattttatctgaaaaagatataaaagaattttattatatctttcaTTCTCTTTCTTATTCTATCAATTTTCTATTATCTCAATATTAATGTGGATAGAAGTTCAAAGTCGTCTACATTCATTACAACTGAgaataattttatcaataaatattcaacaaaaattaaaaaaaaacaaatataaactaaataatgaaactttgtttcttttttattttgttaagcGGATATTGGTTAGATTACCATCTCAATTACAAGCTACACTTATGAGTTACTTGATTTGTCattaaaattccaaaaaaataataacttttgcATGGTGATAAGAAtttagatatataaataaaaaaaatagtaaaatattaattaaattatatataaagttaaataaatttttttgcatATGTGTCTAATTAGTGTGTGCAAACGAATGTATGTGGTCCAAAAGCCATTACTCAATCCGAAGACGCAAAGCACAATGAATGCCATTTGCACAACACTCTCCGGCCACAACAAGATTCTTTAAATCCAACGGCTCAAATCTCTTATGAAACAGAATAAGAAACTAGCTAGCAAGtcacaaataaaaaaggaaacaaaataatccttcaaaaaaggaagaaaaaaagaaagtggGACCACAAAAGAACGACTTAACATAAACGCCACCAAATGAACCTACCCTTGATTCCATCCAAATGAAACCCAAGGTGAGAAACTTCTCACCTAGGAATTCGACCGTATCAAATCAAGTAATCAAcccataaataaattatataattgtttgtataaataaatttcattcaaGTTTCAACCAACTCCAAACTCTGCATTGCAATTCACATTCACATGACAGAGcattttaatatgtataaactCTCACGCAACCTTAcactttattattaatattatttattattattattattattattactctcTTCTCCCTCAATTCCATTCAGGTTCATTCTCCATTCTCCTTTACCCTTTTACATATTCCTCAATTTCACACACACTCTCTATTCTTCGTTCTCATGCATTCCCTTTCTATGCAAccatctttctctttctcttattCTTCCAATTCCACTCATTTttattcttgttgttgttgcaaTTATCAATAGATAACCTTAATTCGATTGAAAAAAGATTTTTTGTATTGAGAATTTTCGGGTCGATCCATTATCGATGGATGCTAAAACGGGTCTATCTCTCGGGTTGAAATCCTCCATGTTATCACCAACGGGTTCATCATCCACTGCTTCACTTActgataacaacaacaacaactctTTCTCCTTTCATATCACCTCCAAATCAAACCCTTCTCTTTCATGGCGTTTACTTCATGAAAAATCAAACAATGTGAAAAAacgagaagaagaagaagaagaacaagaagaagaagaagttgatgaTGAAGGAGAAGGTGAAACAATTGATTTCATGGGTAGACCTATATGTGTTAAGAGGAAAATTGAAGAACACTGTTTTCCACCATTGAAGCGTGTGGCAATGGATTCTTCTGTTGTGAATTGGGGGAACCAGCCACTATGTGTAGCTGATCCTGAAATATACACAATAATGGAGAAAGAGAAGATGAGACAGTTCAAAGGGATTGAATTGATTGCTTCTGAGAATTTTGTTTGCAGGGCAGTTATGGAAGCACTTGGTAGTCATTTGACTAACAAGTATTCCGAGGGAATGCCGGGAGCCAAATACTATATCGGTAATCAGTATATTGATCAGCTTGAGTTTCTTTGTTGTGAACGTGCATTGTTTGCTTTTGATCTTGATTCCAATAATTGGGGTGTTAATGTTCAACCTTATTCATGTACTTCTGCTAATTTTGCTGTTTATACTGGTCTTTTGAATCCTGGTGATAGGATTATGGGTTTGGATTCACCTTCTGGTGGACATTTGAGTCATGGTTATTATACTCATGGTGGGAAGAAGGTTTCTGCTGCTTCTATTTTCTTTGAGACTTTGCCTTATAAGGTTAATCCTTTGACTGGTTTAATTGATTATGATAAGCTTGAGGAGAAAGCGGTTGATTATCGACCTAAGATACTTATTTGTGGTGGTAGTTCTTATCCTAGAGAATGGGATTATGGGAGGTTTAGGAAGATTGCTGATAAATGTGGAGCTGTTTTGATGTGTGACATGGCTCATATTAGTGGTCTTGTCGCGGCTAAGGTACTCCTTTTTTTCTCTTAGTATTTCTGTTCAACTAAATTATGAACTTTGCTTTTTGTGAGATCAATGCAGCTATGAATTAATACTCTTTGGGTGGTAGAATTAGATATATGGTTTAGAAGAACTTGTAAGATGTAGTTGTAGTTCCTTTGTTTTACATTTGGATGTAGAACAATTAAAGCTGCATGCACTATAAACATGTTTGGATTTGTTCCTGTCTTACTATTATGTGTTTGATGAAAGTAAAAGTAGTTAGAACTtagaaataatttgatatttagaCAAAGCAGCATATGCTAGTAATATTTCTGGGTTAAGGATATGGATTCTTTGGTTCTAGCTGGTACGAAGCATGGAAAGCAAATGACCTATCCTTTCTTTGCTCTTTCCTATCATCCCCTGAATGTTTTATTATTAGGAGTTTGATGAAATTTCCTTTttgaacaagaattctatatgAATTggggaaatttttttatttccgTTCACACTTTCACGAAGCAAACTAATGGCAGAGTGGTTTACTATTTACATGTTCGGGCTGGAAGTTAAATTGCAAAGGTGGTTCCAGAAATTTGATAAGTTAAGCCCGTGTATCGAATTGTAGTCTGGTTTTCCTAGTATATACTTTTTCTGAACGgtaaatgttaattatttgtTCGATGTTAGTCGGGAGTGAGATTCGAATCTTGCCTCCTTATGATTCCCAACTCATATATCGCACACCCCTAACCACCAAGCCATCCTCATAATCCCTGGTACAGTCTTGTTTATTGACGAAATTTCACATGTATGATATCTACTTACAGAACCTGCAGTGTTGGATTTTgttttcctcatttttaattaagttgCTTTTGTGCCAATCATGGTGTTCTTTTTCATTTGTTTGGCTCTTtgtaaatgtttttattttcccATAGCATGTCTTAATGTGCTTTCAAGTATATTGACAATTGTTATTACAGGAAGTTGCTAGTCCATTTGATTACTGTGATATTGTTACCTCAACAACCCACAAAAGTCTTCGAGGTCCAAGAGGAGGTATCGTCTTTTACAGAAGAGGGACAAAACCAAGGAAGCAAGGGTTTGTTATTAATCACGGAGATGACAGTAATTATGATTACGAGGAGAAGATAAACTTTGCTTTATATCCATCGTTACAAGGAGGTCCCCACAATAATCACACTGCTGCTCTTGCCATAGCTTTGAAACAAGTTGCAACTCCAGAGTATAAAGCATACATGCAGCAGGTGAAGAGAAATGCACAGGCATTAGCATCTGCTCTGATGAGAAGAAAATGCCGACTGGTAACTGATGGAACTGATAATCATCTTTTGCTCTGGGATATAACTGCACTTGGCTTAATAGGTATTTTTCTGGATCTGCCTCTGATTTTTTTATTCCGGATATgctaaaattataatcaaattcaAAGTGAATATGCTGTTTTTCCGTCAATAGTGATGAGTTATTATTTGGTGAACTACGTTGGGAAATGATGCAAATACAGAAGTGACTTAAATTTTATTCAGGCTACCCTCTTATATTCTTGTTGAGCAAGAGGCTCTGTCAGCAGGAGTCTCGTATGGGTGTGATTGTAACTCTAGGTTGTGCCTTGGATCCCCAATATGTGTTTACTAGAAAAATTATGGTTAGATTTTGCAAATTCTAGTCTAAAATTATAATGGGAAGTTTTTTTTGcgaattcaaaatatttgtttgatgcATATTTGTccccatttttttttgtatagaaGTTTGGTTTACATGATTAGAGTAATCCATAAAAAAAAGAGTGTGGGGAAGacacaagaaaagaaaagaagaaattgaTATCATGTGCCTGCCTCcattgttttgatttttgaataCTAAAGattataacatatatttgttaTCATTTGAAATTCCTGTATGCATGTGTGTCTGTGTGTTTTGCTCATGATTTCCTATACTCTTTTTCCCTTTATATGATTTGTACTTAAAGTTGACAAGAGCATGCTCTCTCTATCATTTTATCATGTTTATACAGACAGAAACTATGAGAAGGTCTGCGAGGCGTGTCACATCACTGTCAATAAGTGTGCCATCTATGGTTCTATTTCTTCTGGAGGAGTGAGAATTGGTGAGTACCTCTCATATAGTCCACCTGAAGTCAAAGCATTGTTATAGTTCTAATTTACGGCAATTTTTGGTTCGGTTACGTTTGCAAGTGCAGTAAATATCCGTGTTTACTACTATTTAGTTTATTGATTGTCCACATATTTAGTAAATA from Cicer arietinum cultivar CDC Frontier isolate Library 1 chromosome 5, Cicar.CDCFrontier_v2.0, whole genome shotgun sequence carries:
- the LOC101514249 gene encoding serine hydroxymethyltransferase 7-like, which produces MDAKTGLSLGLKSSMLSPTGSSSTASLTDNNNNNSFSFHITSKSNPSLSWRLLHEKSNNVKKREEEEEEQEEEEVDDEGEGETIDFMGRPICVKRKIEEHCFPPLKRVAMDSSVVNWGNQPLCVADPEIYTIMEKEKMRQFKGIELIASENFVCRAVMEALGSHLTNKYSEGMPGAKYYIGNQYIDQLEFLCCERALFAFDLDSNNWGVNVQPYSCTSANFAVYTGLLNPGDRIMGLDSPSGGHLSHGYYTHGGKKVSAASIFFETLPYKVNPLTGLIDYDKLEEKAVDYRPKILICGGSSYPREWDYGRFRKIADKCGAVLMCDMAHISGLVAAKEVASPFDYCDIVTSTTHKSLRGPRGGIVFYRRGTKPRKQGFVINHGDDSNYDYEEKINFALYPSLQGGPHNNHTAALAIALKQVATPEYKAYMQQVKRNAQALASALMRRKCRLVTDGTDNHLLLWDITALGLIDRNYEKVCEACHITVNKCAIYGSISSGGVRIGTPAMTSRGCVEDDFETIADFLLKAAQITSIIQREHGKSCKDFLKGLQNNKDISELRNRVETFGSQFEMPGFNI